The Mycobacterium avium subsp. avium genomic sequence CCTGACGCACTCACCGGGCGTCCTCACCGCTTGACACGCTCATTGAGATTCCTTACCTGTGGGTGCTTAGTAATGGTCTACCGCAGTCGTGGCCCGTCCCAAAGGAAATCCCGATGAGCGGACGAAATTGGGCGCCGCGGCAGGCGTCGTCGTTGCAAGGCTTGGGTCCTAAGCCTTGGCCAGCAATCCGGCGTCGACCACGATCTGGGTGCCGGTGATGTAGCGCGCCTGGTCGGAGGCCAGAAACACCACGGCATTGCTCACGTCGACCGGCTCCACCCACGGAACCGGCAGCAGGTGCCGGGCGCTGAGCGCCTCGGCGGCGTCGTCTGCCGTCGGGTTGTCCAGGTCGGGCCGCAGCCGCCGGAAGGTGGCCTCGTTGAGCACCATCGCGGTCGCCACCGCTCCGGGGTGAACGGTGTTGACGCGGATGCCTTGCGGTCCCAGCTCGTTGGCGAGGGTGCGCGCCAACCCCACGACGGCGTGCTTGCTCGCGGAGTACGGGGCGGCGCCGGGCGTTCCGCGAATACCACTGGTGGAGCTGATGATCACGATCGATCCGCCTCGGGCGGTCCGGCTCATGTGGGGGACGCCCGCCTTGACGGTGTGCCACACGCCGGTGAGGTTGACATCCAACGTCTGCTGCCAGTTCTGCGGGGTGATCTCCCACGCGGGCGCGGCGGCCGGGTGGATTCCCGCGTTGCCGACGAGCACGTCCAGGCGACCGAGTCGGCCGACGGCCTCGTCCACCGCGGCCGCCAACGCGGCGAAGTCGCTGACGTCAGCCAGAGCGGTCGCCGCGCGCACGCCGCGCTGTTGCACCGCGG encodes the following:
- a CDS encoding mycofactocin-coupled SDR family oxidoreductase; amino-acid sequence: MSGLRGRVVLVTGAGRGIGRSHCQRFAEEGADVIAVDVPAAAPDLAQTAAAVQQRGVRAATALADVSDFAALAAAVDEAVGRLGRLDVLVGNAGIHPAAAPAWEITPQNWQQTLDVNLTGVWHTVKAGVPHMSRTARGGSIVIISSTSGIRGTPGAAPYSASKHAVVGLARTLANELGPQGIRVNTVHPGAVATAMVLNEATFRRLRPDLDNPTADDAAEALSARHLLPVPWVEPVDVSNAVVFLASDQARYITGTQIVVDAGLLAKA